One genomic segment of Hordeum vulgare subsp. vulgare chromosome 2H, MorexV3_pseudomolecules_assembly, whole genome shotgun sequence includes these proteins:
- the LOC123428829 gene encoding uncharacterized protein LOC123428829 has product MARSHGAQGCAPSRPSADTIRSWPCSVRVLIEGAGPPSTRSPPDLDLAWWREQYGGARVFDEDRSGLAIRSSPCSVRVLIEGAGRPSTRSPPDLDLAWWREKHGGARVSDGDRSGLAEDEVRRSLRCSPEEEIVGERGCNEKNEMGMGETKNEIGTGEPHAGFNTPRPSSVRSAAAAARTTAGSSSSETTPVAPTSLPRADVSSSGAKAGGTSAIRTSVGSSSSADLFGTSTRSSVGSSSSADLFGTSTRSSVGSSPSTDLSAPTTRDMASIAKEVGKRLDYEDDSPFPTAASRQLPLLDLPDPDNASSCTTAASDADANHAMNASADSTVTQVAAPADSTADADGPLLTETEVEVVLAELSGARGLSPRSKRLLLALVEVADAELNANPTAAVLHIRRAAFWRKVRVGILAATVFSVAAIDAALALALYDARRGNGRYHHALPPT; this is encoded by the exons ATGGCACGGAGCCATGGAGCGCAAGGGTGCGCACCTTCTCGCCCCTCGGCCGACACCATTAGGTCCTGGCCCTGCTCCGTGCGGGTGCTCATCGAAGGAGCAGGGCCTCCGAGTACAAGGTCGCCGCCGGACCTAGATCTGGCATGGTGGAGGGAGCAGTACGGCGGAGCTAGGGTCTTTGACGAAGATCGATCTGGCTTGGCCATTAGGTCCTCGCCCTGCTCTGTGCGGGTGCTCATCGAAGGAGCAGGGCGTCCGAGTACAAGGTCGCCGCCGGACCTAGATCTGGCATGGTGGAGGGAGAAGCACGGCGGAGCTAGGGTCTCCGACGGAGATCGATCTGGCTTGGCGGAGGATGAAGTGCGGAGGAGCTTGAGGTGCTCACCGGAGGAGGAGATCGTCGGGGAACGAGGTTGCAATGAGAAAAATGAAATGGGGATGGGAGAGACGAAAAATGAAATAGGGACAGGAGAG CCTCACGCCGGCTTCAACACCCCGCGCCCCTCCTCTgtccgctccgccgccgccgccgctcgcaccACCGCGGGTTCCTCGTCGTCGGAGACGACCCCCGTCGCCCCCACCTCCCTCCCCCGCGCTGACGTCTCCTCCTCGGGCGCCAAGGCCGGTGGCACCTCGGCCATCCGCACCTCCGTGGGCTCCTCGTCATCCGCGGATCTCTTCGGGACCTCCACCCGCAGCTCCGTGGGCTCCTCGTCATCCGCGGATCTCTTCGGGACCTCCACCCGCAGCTCCGTGGGCTCCTCGCCGTCCACGGATCTCTCCGCGCCCACCACCCGTGACATGGCCTCCATCGCCAAG GAGGTGGGAAAGCGCCTGGACTACGAGGACGACTCCCCcttccccaccgccgcctcccggcAGCTGCCGCTGCTCGACCTTCCAGACCCCGACAACGCCTCCTCCTGCACCACCGCCGCCTCTGACGCTGACGCGAATCACGCGATGAACGCTTCCGCCGACTCCACCGTCACCCAG GTTGCAGCGCCTGCCGACTCCACCGCCGACGCCGATGGTCCCCTGCTCACGGAGACGGAGgtggaggtcgtcctcgccgagcTGAGCGGTGCCCGCGGCCTCAGCCCGCGCTCAAAGCGCCTCCTCCTCGCGCTCGTTGAGGTCGCCGACGCGGAGCTCAATGCCAACCCGACGGCTGCTGTTCTCCACATTCGCCGCGCTGCCTTCTGGAGGAAGGTGCGGGTCGGGATCCTCGCCGC